tagtttttttctgATCAGGAATCTTTCTTTACAGGTAAGGTAGGAATGTTTCCTGCAAGAGCAAAATCAATCAAAGCGGCGAGCAGAATAAGGTTCAATTATACATCTACTCAAGTATTGTCTGAGATTTTTTCTAGAGAATTTGCTTGCTGACATACATTTTCCTGTTTTCTTCTTGTAACGATGTAGTTATGATACGTTTAGTTTACACAGTTGAAGCATTAATGGATTCTAATTTTGATTAAGAAAAACCAAAATGTATACTCTCGTTATGAAGGGAAACTGACACTGTTTTCTGCTAAAATTTTCCtgccttctttcttctttcctttgcaATTCCAACAAGTACATGCAATCCAAAACGACGTTGTAGATTTAGAAATTGGTCGGATCACGATAAATCACGAAAGAAAAAGGTTCATCTAGATGCAAACACGATTTTACAACCTTTTGAGCTTATAAAACTTTTCTACACTGTGTCTTTTTGGACCATAGACATCATTTATAAGAGCCAGATAAACACAATAAATTACATGAGCAACCACACAGAGATGCAATCGATTAGCCATCAGACCAGTAGATATCCAATATATCCCAGTTATTCTTGGACACTCCTAAGGCTTTCCAAACTACTTTTGAGGCAGCAACTATATTGTTATGGCAAGGAGGCTGGTAGTCATGATCTGCATCACACCCAACAGTAGAGTCACACTCGTCCACCACCTTGGCTTTGACACTCTTCCCATTACCATAGATGGTAATATAGTTCAAGCACCTTTTTTTGTTTGCAAACCATCCTGTTGATAGCATTACTATATGTTCATTATCTGAATGGAACAGATTATCACATTCAGATGGGCCACCTCCATCTCCATTATTCTCAAAGATGTTAAGTTTCAGTGTTGCTTTCGTTTGATTAGTTACAGGGGGCGAACATCTGTAAGTGGTATAATATTTACCAGTTATGCAGCAGTCGGAGTCATTCTCTGAGCTGCATACCCCTGAAGGAGGACTTCTTCCCCTGATCTTGCCACTAGGCTTGCAGGTCTGAGCCTTAGCAATAAAACAACTGAtgaaaaggaagagaaagtaaaataaaatgatactTGAATAAACTTGCTTCTTcatattgatttcttttctgttgtataattaaaattagtgcTGGACTTTATATAGATATGATCTACTCCAAATAGTTTTCCTTTCACATTGAGCAATGACAACTTAGCATTCTGTTGcattgattttaaaatcatgCCGTCTGTTAGAATATCATACAAGTGGTGCAGTGAGCTGTAAAACTAGTTAtctataaatttcaaataaatatatatacgaTTCACACTGTTCTGTAATTGTTTTGATCAAGTGAGTATACTGTTAGGATTGCATTGAATCAGCAGGCCGTGACCGTTATGTTAATCTTTGTCCATATTTGCTGTGGTAGGCAGAATGTGTCTGGAGTTCCATAATCCCGAGTCCCTTCTTTGTTCTAACTTGACGAGGTATTACAGactagagaaaaaaaagaaaaaagcataGTTAATCATCTGTAATTAGAAGCTAGCAGTTTGGATTAGCACATGCTTATTTGAACTGACTTTGAAAATCTTGTTCtgcatcatcagaaaatcaaattgaagGAGAAAGGGAGAGGATTAAGAACCTTTAGCATGACAACTTGTGTTTCCTTGCTAATCATTCTTCTCTTGACATTCTCTTTACATACTAAAGCCTGAAGATGTCGTCCAAGTGGCAGAATTAGGGGGAAAGTGTAAATGCGGAAATGAAATAGAACTTAGCTAGGTTTGAGCTAAAATTCTTATAAACTGAGCTAAATCTGAGCTCaagtttttaagaaatatggaaatgatgaagagaaattgagaggaaaaatatatatatattttttttatattttcagcctttaacatttgatttaaatagagAAGGAGATTACAAAAGTTGTAGTTCCTAATGCCACTAACATAGGAACTTGTACAAAgtcaaataagaaattaaatactacATGGGGACTTACAAGCTATGGAAAACTGCTGGAACTCATGTGCTTGTTTCCAAGACAAGCTCACATGTTCCAACACTCCTCCTTGAGGTTGGTCTTGGAAGCTCCTAGCTGATTCTTCAAAAAATCAATTCTTGGTCTTGATAATGGTTTGGTAAAGAGATCAGTAAGCTGCTCTTCTGAAGAGCAATGCTGGAGCTTGATCTCCAAATTCTTCTCAGCTTCTCTAATGGAGTGAAACTTCACATTGATGTGCTTGGTTCGTCCATGTTGAACTGGATTTTCAGCTATAGCAATTGCTGACTTGTTGTCACAATAGATTGTAGTTGGTTTGTCTAGCTCAACACACAAATATGACAAGAGCTTCCTAAGCCATATAGCTTGATTTGATGCAGCTGCAATCGACACATACTCGACCGTTGATTGAGCTACAACTTCTTGTTTCTTTGAGTTCCAGCAAATTGCACCTGAGCCTAGCGAGAACACATAGCCTGAGGTGCTCTTCATGTCATCCACACTTCCAGCCCAATCACTATTAGCATAACCTTGTAGCTCAATTTGGTTAAGCCTGTGATACCAAATACCATCCTTCACGGTACCCTTTAAGAACTTGAGAACTTTTTTAGCTACTCCTAGATGCACACTCGTAGGATAGCTCAGGAATCTTGAAAGAAGGCTAGCTGGATACATTAGGTCAGATCTTGTAGTTGAAAGATACAACAAGCTGCCAACAATGCTTCTGTACACAGTTGGGTTTTCTAGCTTTTCTCCATCATTCTTCGAAAGCTTTTCATTCTGAGCTATTTGAGTTGCAACTTCTTTACAAGCTTCTAGCTTAAACTTCTTCAAAACATCAAGAGcatattttctttgagataTGAAAATTCCTGAGGAGCATTAATGAATTTCCATCCCAAGAAAATAGTTCATTAAGCCCAAATCGAACATCTCAAAAACACTTTCCATTTGCTTCTTGAGTTCAAATGCCTTCTTCTTGGCTACCAGAACAAGGAggtcatcaacatataatGAAACCACTATCTTGAGCTCTCCATCTTCTTGCTTCAAATAAAGAGTAGCTTCATTATCATTTCTCTTGAACCCTTGTTGCATCAAGTGAGCATCAATTTTCTGGTACCAAGCTCTTGGAGCTTGCTTCAGCCCGTACAAAGCCTTTCTTAGCTTGTAAACCtcatcttctctttctctcacTTGGAAACCTTCTGGTTGCTCTATGTAGAGCTCCTCCTTGAGCTCACCATTCAAGAATGTTGATTTCACATCGAGATGGAAAACTTTCCAGCCCATTTGAGCTGCAAAAGATAACAGCAACTTGATAGTGTCATGTCTAGCTACTGGAGCAAAGGTATCTTCATAGTCACTACCCGCAACTTGAGCATAGCCCTTCACAACTAATCTGGCCTTGAGCTTGTTGATTGAGCCATCAGGATTGTACTTGGTTCTGAACACCCATTTGACTCCTATAGCTTGCTTGTTTTGTGGTAGCTCAGTGAGCAGCCAAGTATTGTTCTTTTCTATCATTTGAATTTCAGCTTTCATAGCTTCAATCCATTCTGGATGCTTGGAAGCTTCATCAAAGTTAGCTGGCTCAGCGAAGATAAAATTGCATCTTTTATACACCTCAGCTAACGGTCTTGTTTTGAGCACTTGAGTGTCACTGGTGTTGTGCACATCAAATAGCTCGTCATTGAcgttctcttcttcttccacttCAAAAGTAGGAGCTAATAAGGAAAGGAGCTCATGCTTCTCGACTTCATGTGAATTCCAATTCCAAAAAGAGCTCTCATCAAAGCTCACATCTCTGCTGAGctcaattcttttattgttgaGCTCAAAAATTCTGTAGCCTTTGGACTCTGTTGAATAGcctacaaatatacccttcataGCTCTCTGATCTAGCTTCGTTCTTTTGACTGAAGGAATGTGAAAATAGCATATTGAGCCAAAAATTCTGAGATGCTCAACTGAAGGCTTGACACCATTCCAAGCTTCATGTGGGGTCTTGTCTTCCACTGCCTTCATTGCAATTCtattcaacaaatatactgAAGTAGCTACAGCTTCAGCCCAAAAAGTCTTTGGTAGCTTCTTCTCAAACAACATGCTTCTAGCCATGTTCATCACAgttctattctttctttctgagactccattttgttgtggAGAATATGGAACCGTGAACTGGTATAGGATGCCTTCTTCTTGGCAAAAGGAGCTGAATTCTTTTGAAGTGTACTCTTCACCATTGTCAGTTCTCAACACCTTAAGCTTGCAGCTACTTTGAGTTTCCACTAGCttcttgaaatttttgaaaattgaaaaaactgAGGACTTGGTTTTGAGGAAGTGCACCCAAGTCATCCTTgaaaaatcatcaataaagaGCACAAAGTACCTGTTTTCACTCAAAGAAGGTGTTGCCATAGGACCACAAATATCTGAATGCACAATTTCTAGCTTTTCAGTAGCTCTAGTGACTCCGCCTTTTGGAAAAGGAGTTCTTTGTGACTTTCCGAGCCATGACCCTCACACTCTACTTCCGGAGCTACAATTTCAGGCAGACTCAAAACTAGCTCTAAATCATGCATCTCTTTTAAAGTTCTAAAATTGTAGTGGCCTAGCCTCTTATGCCATTTCAAGCTATCATCCTCTTTTACACTAAATGCACATGTCCGAATAACATCTAGCTTCAAATAAAAGCCATTACCAATCATCTTGACTTTAGCTATCTCGACACCACAAGTATCTAAAATATAACAGCATGCATTTTTGAAATAGACACCATAACCTTTTCTAATCATTTGAGGCACACTAAGCAAATTTTGATTGAGCTCAGGTATGTAAAGAACATATGAGATAACTTTGATACCTTTCTTAGTGTTGACAGAAATTGAGCCTCTTCCTCTAGCTTGAACCGTTGAGCCATCTCCCAGCTTCACTCTGGTTGTTATTGACTTGTCAAGGCTAGTAAAACTTGTAGCATCTGGTGTCATGTGGCTAGTACATCCACTGTCTATGAGCCAAGTGTAATTCTGAGTTGTTTTGTTAGCTTGAGAAGCCATGAATAAATGCTCTCTTGGATGTGATTTCTCCTCCTTAGCTGCAAGGACCTGCTCTTGAGCTTGCGTCTGAGCTTGTTGAGCTTTCTTAGCTCTGCAAAACTTCTCGGTGTGGCCAATCTTGTTGCAAAAGTTGCATTTGTACTTTGGTTTTTCACCATCTTTGTACCAACAATCTTTTTCAGCATGGTTTGTTTTCTTGCCAATGGAGCAAGGAGGAAGCTTGCCCTGTTTTGAGCTCGAATTTTCTGGAGCTCGATTTTTGTAGCTAGTACCTCTTCTATTTCTGGTGTTTGGCTTTTTTCCTTTATgagaaacaaagaaagcaCTTTCAGCTGTCTCTTCATCTCTCATTGAGCTTCTTTGTTCTTGAGCTACTAATTTGCTAATGAGCTCAACTACTGTTAGCCTCTGCAAATCACATGACTCTTTAATAGCTGAAATTATAGCTTCAAATTTTCTTGGTACGCTGACCATAATCTTCTCCACCACTCTCTGATCAGGTAGAGCTTTACCATATAGCCTAATTTGGTTTACAAGATCCATCATTCTTGATGAATAATCTTTCACTAGCTCGTCATCCTTCATCTTGAGCAGCTCAAATTCTCTCTTGAGCGTCAAGAGCTTCACAGCTTTCACTCGGTCTGTGCCTTCAAATCTCTCTTTGAGGTAATCCCAAACAGCTTTGGGTGTTTCCAGGTCCATGATGCTGGTGAAAACATGATCTGCCAAGCTTGAGTGGATGCAAGTCAAGGCTTTATCTTTCCTGAGGAGCTGTTCTTCATGGTCTCTGAGCTGAGCTACTGTTGGATTTGGCCTGAGAGCGGGAGGATCTTCATCTGTCTCAACCACTTTCCATAGACCTTGAGATTTGAGGTAAGTTTTCATCTTCATCGACCACAAATGATAAAGTGATCCGTTGAAGGTAGGAGCTGCTGGAGCTGATGAGCTACTTGAAGcaatttttctggttttgttcttattctttttctttttcaaaaaatctCACAAATCTTTCAAACACTCGGTATTTctctccctcacgtgtttgaCTCTCtagattttctatttttagcCTCACAGCCCGTAGGACAggagctctgataccactgtAAATGCGGAAATAAAATAGAACTTAGCTAGGTTTGAGCTAAAATTCTTATAAACTGAGCTAAATTTGAGCTCAAGTTCTTAAGAAATATGGAAATGATGAAGAGAAATTGAgaggaaaaatattttttttttcttatattttcagCCTTTaacatttgatttaaatagagAAGGAGATTACAAAAGTTGTAGTTCCCAATGCCATTAACATAGGAACTTTTACAAagtcaaacaagaaattaaatactacGTGGGGACTTACAAGCTATGGAAAACTGCTGAAAACCATGTGCTTGTTTCCAAGACAAGCTCACATGTTCCAACAGAAAGAAGCCTCCTACTGGCTGCTGCAATACGGGGAATGGCGCAGCGGATTGCTGTCAACTAGGCAAACTCTGCACAACCTACAAAGTTAACCACCACTGACTAGCCACAGCAGAGCATACCTCACTCCCAATAGCTTTGAGAAAGGTGGCGATGGTGGCGGTCCATCCGAGTATGACCACCAATACCACTCGTATGACATACCAATTGTAGCATCATTCACAGGTTGGTTCAAGAACAAGGCCAGATGCTTCCATAACATAACCATCAGGGCTAAAAATGAACGAAGCGTGACAGAGTATGGTGGTGGATGAGTGTGATTCGACCAAGGGATGCATGAGGAGCATGATTATCAACCAACTTGTAACAACATAATTGATGCTCCCGAAGCTGTCTGGAAAGCCTTGGGCGTGCCCAAAGAGGATTGGAGTTGTCTGGATATCACCTGGTCTGATGctaattaatcttttattatgtATGCGTTTTCTTGTTTATCAAAGACATAAACATGTTGTGGATTAAGGAAGCCTACTCAGTTATATTCTTAGTTTTATACTTGTATATCTGTTGTGTTATTTAAGCATATTATCCAAGAAAGCTTAGCCATAACTAAGCTAATCTCTTGCCCATTTTCTACTTTAAATCAAATCTTAACAATAGCAATTCGagctttataaattttacagtTAATATGTCATTTACAGAAAACTTTTACTTCCGCTATCAACACTTGTCATAAGAAACAACAACAGCAAATAACAGAACAAGAATATTTGACTGTCAGAAGATTTGTACTACCATATATTGCAGAAGAGGGCACTTCATCCTTGGGATATGTCAtgcactttttcttttccttgtcGTTAAGATCAGACGACCATGGTATATTATTTAAGGTTCAAACCAAACAGGTAGCTTTTTATAAACCAGATTACAGTTACATGGTTTAATCTAATCCTCAATGCCTATCACCTCGAATTGTACTCTCCTACCTAATCATCAGAATATTATTTACCAACTATAAATAGGGATACGAATCAGATATTAATCAAGCTATAACACTATGTATCACCTCCAAGGCTGCAATTCTGTCCGCAGGTGACATAAATACATCCAACACTAAGATCCAACTTCGCTAAGCCAATTTTACTTGCACAGTAACCCGATACGATCATTTCAATAATCAAACAGCAAGGTTCACCGGGATACCactcttttgatttttatattgtaCAGTTGAACAGCTTTGTCAGCAAGCCATGCCTTCTTTATCAACATATTTCTAATTGTTTTATGAAAATAGCACAACATGGCCGGCCAATGTAAACAAAAGATGGGAAGATGGCAACACCAGGTTTTGAACGCAATGATAACagcttttgttattttcaaaGCAACATTGTAGCATTGGTCTACTTTGGCCATGGAATTTACTTCAGCCAAACTGCTTTAAATACCCCCAGGAGAAGACCCTTTTCAGCATCAAGCACAAGGAAGAAGATTcaaggaagagagagagaataagAATGAGAAATATTATCTTGTCATTGTCTATTTTCATGTTACTTGTTCTCCTTATTGCAAATTCTTTCGAGGTTGAAGCTAAACCTTGCAGGCCTAGTGGAAAAATTAGAGGTAAAAAACCACCTCCACACAAATGCAACAGAAATAATGACTCTGAATGCTGCATTGAAGGCAAGCTTTACACGACCTACAATTGTTCACCGCCAGTCACTAGCCGTACGAAGGGATTCCTCACACTCAATAGCTTTGAGAAGGGACAAGATGGTGGCGGTCCATCGGAATGTGACAAAAAATTTCATTCTGATGACATTCCAACTGTAGCACTATCTACCGGTTGGTTCAACAAAATGAGTAGATGCTTCCACAATATCACCATTAGAGGTAATGGTAGGAGCGCTTTGGCGATGGTGGTGGATGAGTGTGACTCCACAAAAGGTTGTGATGAACCCCATGATTATCAACCTCCATGTGATAATAACATTGTTGATGCCTCAAAGGCTGTCTGGAAAGCGTTGGGTGTGCCTGAACACGATCAGGGTGGCCTAGATATTACATGGTCTGACGCttaatatacatttttttttttccagcTTCTGTTGCTCTTGTACGTATAATGTAGTTATTCAATTTACAGTGTGCGATGAATCATGTGGCAACAGATGGAAATACATATGCAGAATGTACCAGCGATAAGATTTTATTCTGTAATATCGTTGACCATGATAGTGAAAATTGAAAGATTCATTTTCGTCTAATTGGCCATTACTGGGATTTCAACCGGCAAACAATAGCTCTGCCATGGTAATaaaatctttctttcattgCTAAAGTTGAATCTTGGACTAAGGTTCGAGTTCTCAGTCTACCAATGAATTACCACTAGACAGGGGCAACTACATTGAACTTCTTCCTCCGAGAAACTGAGTTAAATTCACAATCACTAAAATTTCGAACTAATTGTCATTAAGCTGCAAAATGAGTACAATCCATTGTCTGTCAAGGTTAAATGAAGTGAGAAATGTCTTCCCCCAGAATCAGCTGACTTCAATCCTCATCACTGGACTTCAGAAGATGAGATTCAAGTGGGTGCTGAAACAGCTGAATATTTACATGGTCCATGAAACAATCAATAGAAATTATCACCCGCGCATCAAATCAATGTCAACATGCGTGTTGCGCATATCCAGGGACTGCGAACCAGGCCATAGACCAATTGAAGAGGTCGGAGTAAGATTCTGACTTGGTGGAACACTAGACGGAGTTACTGGATTTTCAACTGTCTGATGGTCCGAGTCTCTGGCACCTTCTGGACCTTCCCCTTTCTTGTTCTTTGCCTTTGAACCACCCCATAAGAAACTTCCTACTATCACCTGAAAGAGCCCAATCAATAAGtaaattatcataaaagaCAACTGAATCACTGAGAAAATTTAGAACTATTGATcttgtcatttttttttttttttttttgataaattggaAAAGATGATCATGAATACTAAAGGATGGGAAATGCGAGGATTTACCTGAACAGGGCTCGCAGCAATAAGCATACCCCCTACTCCCCCACCAATAACACGACCATCAGGACTAGCAAGAGAGACACTTAAACCACCAGTTCGATTACGGGAGCCACCATTACTAGTAACCAAGTAAGAGCCTGATAAACATAAAATCTCAAAGCGCCCCTATAGAACAAACAAACATACTTTTGATTTCAGCAGATAAGACATGCACAAAAGACAGGACAGAAGAGTTTATTAGTAAAAACCAATGCAGGCTTAAAACGAGGGAGCTAATTTCGCTCATAtgaataaatagataaagagGATAGGTTTATCAAAAGAGTATAAATGGGTAAAGCATTTCACGAGTCTTCATGCTTGCGTGTTACGGGTGGAGAGAGACCAATACCCAGTAGATATAACGAAGAAAAAGGATACTACTTCACTGCATAGCATGTGAATTGCGCAAGAGATTAAAGTTAATTACATTTTCAGTGACAAACTTCTGAGTTTATGAACatatctttgtttttcttagtCTATAGActaatcatataa
The Ricinus communis isolate WT05 ecotype wild-type chromosome 1, ASM1957865v1, whole genome shotgun sequence DNA segment above includes these coding regions:
- the LOC8261858 gene encoding LOW QUALITY PROTEIN: uncharacterized protein LOC8261858 (The sequence of the model RefSeq protein was modified relative to this genomic sequence to represent the inferred CDS: inserted 1 base in 1 codon) codes for the protein MKKQVYSSIILFYFLFLFISCFIAKAQTCKPSGKIRGRSPPSGVCSSENDSDCCITGKYYTTYRCSPPVTNQTKATLKLNIFENNGDGGGPSECDNLFHSDNEHIVMLSTGWFANKKRCLNYITIYGNGKSVKAKVVDECDSTVGCDADHDYQPPCHNNIVAASKVVWKALGVSKNNWDILDIYWSDESQTCGPSGKIRGRKPPPGQCNQEHDSDCCVEGKMYTTYKCSPPVTGHTKATLTINSFAPGGDGGGPSECDNKYHSDDELVVALSTGWFDRKSRCLNYIMIHGNGKSVKAKVVGECDSTMGCDSDHDYQPPCPXNIVDASKAVWNTLGVSDPDDVGAMEIVWSDA
- the LOC112536724 gene encoding LOW QUALITY PROTEIN: uncharacterized protein LOC112536724 (The sequence of the model RefSeq protein was modified relative to this genomic sequence to represent the inferred CDS: substituted 1 base at 1 genomic stop codon), which gives rise to MKMKTYLKSQGLWKVVETDEDPPALRPNPTVAQLRDHEEQLLRKDKALTCIHSSLADHVFTSIMDLETPKAVWDYLKERFEGTDRVKAVKLLTLKREFELLKMKDDELVKDYSSRMMDLVNQIRLYGKALPDQRVVEKIMVSVPRKFEAIISAIKESCDLQRLTVVELISKLVAQEQRSSMRDEETAESAFFVSHKGKKPNTRNRRGTSYKNRAPENSSSKQGKLPPCSIGKKTNHAEKDCWYKDGEKPKYKCNFCNKIGHTEKFCRAKKAQQAQTQAQEQVLAAKEEKSHPREHLFMASQANKTTQNYTWLIDSGCTSHMTPDATSFTSLDKSITTRVKLGDGSTVQARGRGSISVNTKKGYRIFELNNKRIELSRDVSFDESSFWNWNSHEVEKHELLSLLAPTFEVEEEENVNDELFDVHNTSDTQVLKTRPLAEVYKRCNFIFAEPANFDEASKHPEWIEAMKAEIQMIEKNNTWLLTELPQNKQAIGVKWVFRTKYNPDGSINKLKARLVVKGYAQVAGSDYEDTFAPVARHDTIKLLLSFAAQMGWKVFHLDVKSTFLNGELKEELYIEQPEGFQVREREDEVYKLRKALYGLKQAPRAWYQKIDAHLMQQGFKRNDNEATLYLKQEDGELKIVVSLYVDDLLVLVAKKKAFELKKQMESVFEMFDLGLMNYFLGMEIHXCSSGIFISQRKYALDVLKKFKLEACKEVATQIAQNEKLSKNDGEKLENPTVYRSIVGSLLYLSTTRSDLMYPASLLSRFLSYPTSVHLGVAKKVLKFLKGTVKDGIWYHRLNQIELQGYANSDWAGSVDDMKSTSGYVFSLGSGAICWNSKKQEVVAQSTVEYVSIAAASNQAIWLRKLLSYLCVELDKPTTIYCDNKSAIAIAENPVQHGRTKHINVKFHSIREAEKNLEIKLQHCSSEEQLTDLFTKPLSRPRIDFLKNQLGASKTNLKEECWNM
- the LOC8261861 gene encoding putative ripening-related protein 1, which translates into the protein MRNIILSLSIFMLLVLLIANSFEVEAKPCRPSGKIRGKKPPPHKCNRNNDSECCIEGKLYTTYNCSPPVTSRTKGFLTLNSFEKGQDGGGPSECDKKFHSDDIPTVALSTGWFNKMSRCFHNITIRGNGRSALAMVVDECDSTKGCDEPHDYQPPCDNNIVDASKAVWKALGVPEHDQGGLDITWSDA